A part of Melittangium boletus DSM 14713 genomic DNA contains:
- a CDS encoding adenine phosphoribosyltransferase has product MIQTSSSFAASQDSSLREEVGARLRDIPDFPKPGIRFKDMTPVLADPRLLSRVVDAMAAPFQGQRISRVVGVEARGFLLGAPIALKLHAGLVPARKPGKLPWRTRTERYSLEYGEDALQVHEDAVGPGDRVLIVDDLLATGGTADAAARLVTQLGGEVVGFSFLISLDFLPGRERLGRDKVCALLSY; this is encoded by the coding sequence ATGATCCAGACGTCCTCTTCGTTCGCCGCCTCGCAGGACTCCTCGCTTCGCGAGGAGGTGGGGGCCCGTCTCCGGGACATCCCGGACTTTCCCAAGCCGGGCATCCGCTTCAAGGACATGACGCCCGTCCTGGCGGATCCGCGCCTGTTGAGCCGGGTGGTGGATGCGATGGCGGCGCCCTTCCAGGGGCAGCGCATCTCCCGGGTGGTGGGGGTGGAGGCGCGTGGCTTCCTGTTGGGCGCGCCCATCGCCCTGAAGCTGCACGCGGGCCTGGTTCCCGCACGCAAGCCGGGGAAGCTGCCCTGGCGCACGCGCACCGAGCGCTATTCCCTGGAGTACGGCGAGGACGCTCTGCAGGTACACGAGGACGCCGTGGGTCCGGGCGACCGGGTGCTCATCGTGGATGATCTGCTGGCCACGGGCGGCACGGCCGATGCCGCCGCGCGGCTCGTGACCCAGCTGGGGGGCGAGGTGGTGGGCTTCAGCTTCCTCATCTCGCTCGACTTCCTGCCGGGGCGTGAGCGGCTGGGGCGAGACAAGGTCTGCGCCCTGCTCTCCTACTGA
- a CDS encoding D-hexose-6-phosphate mutarotase — MHSNVDSLSSVTAPDGARIRFSARGGQICSWVTPDGIERLYSSPLADLRATSAIRGGIPVIFPQFAHEGPLPKHGFARSSPWRVSSSAILSCGSGSVELRLSDDPYTRSIWPHSFELVLRARFKGSELTTSLAVINTGDHPFDFTCALHTYLAANAPQAVIRGLQGIRYLDSADQRRRDIQREELLRIDREVDRFFFGVTTPVELRGDTLPIQVRQESFPDVVVWNPWKELSRRLADLPDEGYRHFVCIESAAVERPVCLSPGDEWLASQHLSVLSSPLGALP, encoded by the coding sequence ATGCATTCGAATGTCGATTCCTTGTCCTCGGTGACGGCCCCTGATGGAGCTCGGATCCGGTTCTCCGCTCGGGGCGGGCAGATCTGCTCCTGGGTGACCCCGGATGGTATCGAGCGGTTGTATTCGAGCCCCTTGGCGGACCTGCGCGCCACCTCCGCGATCCGGGGCGGAATTCCCGTCATCTTCCCCCAGTTCGCGCACGAAGGGCCCTTGCCGAAACATGGGTTCGCCCGGTCGAGTCCCTGGCGGGTGTCGAGCAGCGCGATCCTCTCCTGTGGCAGTGGTTCCGTCGAATTGCGTCTGTCGGATGATCCGTATACCCGGAGCATCTGGCCCCATTCCTTCGAACTCGTGCTGCGCGCGCGCTTCAAGGGCTCGGAGCTGACGACGTCCCTCGCCGTCATCAACACGGGGGACCACCCGTTCGACTTCACGTGTGCCCTTCACACCTATCTGGCCGCCAACGCGCCCCAGGCCGTCATCCGGGGCTTGCAGGGGATTCGTTATCTGGACTCCGCGGACCAGCGCAGGAGGGATATCCAGCGGGAGGAACTGCTCCGGATCGACCGGGAGGTGGACCGGTTCTTCTTTGGTGTGACCACGCCCGTCGAGCTCCGGGGAGACACGCTGCCGATCCAGGTGCGGCAGGAGTCATTCCCCGACGTGGTCGTCTGGAATCCCTGGAAGGAGCTCTCCAGAAGGCTTGCCGACCTCCCCGATGAAGGGTACAGACATTTCGTTTGTATTGAGTCAGCCGCCGTGGAGCGCCCTGTCTGTCTTTCGCCCGGGGACGAGTGGTTGGCATCCCAGCACCTGAGTGTCTTGTCCTCTCCCCTTGGAGCCCTCCCATGA
- a CDS encoding MFS transporter: MNASPAPSEAVSQVSLFRQHNVQVVFLGRLSVLMADVIQDVALIWIVWELTHSSTATAFASMSSRTPLWLFSLPAGAHADSVPPRRTIILTNLICGALALMVAGLSNLGWVNVPLLCLFAFAISTCRTFEAPSFYSLVRGLAQEGADTQQLNGIADTAKRTARLTAPLLANALRSVTSVFNLYALIGLFYAGMAYAGRRLEVRDFRSERKQRKGLVADLKEAMVVVRQQPALQYIIVAEILFNLAYGACYYVLLPRLTLDTTGGGTAGHASAVTAYGVGGLLAGFFSTRLKMGQHALNYATVAWIGIGASFGLMYFATTLPVVILLTALAGASMAIQNIALWSAIHVACPPEHSGRVYSIWRLGADMALTVSTLAAGVIADAFGPSVPIGVIGLYVFFAILIARRFTVGRAGKLSPSLS, from the coding sequence ATGAATGCGTCTCCCGCTCCCAGCGAGGCCGTGAGTCAGGTGAGTCTGTTCCGCCAGCACAACGTGCAGGTGGTGTTTCTCGGCCGTTTGTCGGTGCTCATGGCGGACGTCATCCAGGACGTCGCCTTGATCTGGATCGTGTGGGAGTTGACGCACTCGTCGACCGCCACCGCGTTCGCGAGCATGTCGAGCCGCACGCCGCTCTGGCTGTTCAGCCTGCCCGCGGGCGCCCATGCGGACTCCGTTCCGCCCCGGCGTACGATCATCCTCACCAACCTCATCTGCGGCGCGCTCGCGCTGATGGTGGCGGGCCTGTCGAACCTGGGCTGGGTGAATGTGCCGCTGTTGTGCCTGTTCGCCTTCGCCATCTCCACGTGCCGGACCTTCGAGGCACCGAGCTTCTATTCGCTCGTGCGGGGCCTGGCACAAGAGGGGGCGGACACCCAGCAGCTCAACGGCATCGCGGACACGGCCAAGCGCACCGCCCGCCTCACCGCGCCGCTGCTCGCCAACGCGCTGCGCAGCGTGACGTCGGTCTTCAATCTCTATGCGTTGATTGGTTTGTTCTACGCGGGCATGGCCTACGCGGGGCGCCGGCTCGAGGTCCGTGACTTCCGCAGTGAGCGCAAGCAGCGCAAGGGCCTGGTCGCCGATCTCAAGGAAGCGATGGTCGTGGTCCGCCAGCAGCCCGCGTTGCAGTACATCATCGTGGCGGAGATCCTCTTCAATCTCGCCTATGGCGCCTGCTACTACGTCCTCCTGCCGCGTCTGACCCTGGACACCACGGGGGGCGGCACCGCCGGTCATGCCTCCGCGGTCACGGCGTATGGCGTCGGCGGCCTGCTGGCGGGCTTCTTCTCCACGCGCCTGAAGATGGGACAGCACGCGCTGAACTACGCGACGGTCGCCTGGATTGGGATCGGAGCCTCCTTCGGGCTGATGTACTTCGCCACGACCCTGCCGGTGGTCATCCTGCTCACGGCGCTGGCGGGTGCGTCGATGGCCATCCAGAACATCGCGTTGTGGAGCGCCATCCATGTCGCGTGTCCACCCGAGCACTCGGGGCGGGTGTACTCGATCTGGCGCCTGGGCGCGGACATGGCGCTCACCGTGAGCACGCTGGCGGCGGGGGTCATCGCCGACGCCTTCGGTCCTTCCGTCCCGATTGGTGTCATCGGTTTGTATGTCTTCTTCGCGATCCTGATCGCCCGCCGGTTCACGGTGGGGCGGGCCGGCAAGTTGTCTCCCTCTCTGTCTTGA
- a CDS encoding extracellular solute-binding protein — MTDVSQKQTVVAYSAMEEYELAEYAQGIEAANPDLRIRIERMSTAALFDRLLAEGPDGKWDLILGWALTTMLAPELRGWFAPLTSERVRSLPESARDPESRWFCPSAFVPAFCVNETRLARRGLPVPTRWEELADARYRGELVVPDPTYSGAGFLHLTALLQMAGEAKTWEIMRGVSANRPLIERSAFAPCLAVAGDEASIGVTVSIAAERTARMGLPVKMVIPADAAGSEPEGFAMRAGSVRKDAASRALEWMLTPEACAIYRKYHKVVLVGSADAPPREQGLPIQPINAAQAAASRASACENWRRVFTPAAV, encoded by the coding sequence ATGACAGACGTTTCGCAAAAGCAGACCGTGGTGGCGTATAGCGCCATGGAAGAGTACGAGCTGGCCGAGTATGCCCAGGGCATCGAGGCGGCGAATCCGGATCTCCGGATCCGCATCGAGCGGATGTCCACCGCCGCCTTGTTCGATCGGTTGCTCGCCGAGGGGCCAGACGGGAAATGGGACCTCATCCTGGGCTGGGCGCTGACGACCATGTTGGCCCCCGAGCTGCGGGGCTGGTTCGCGCCCCTGACCTCGGAAAGGGTGCGGAGCCTGCCGGAGTCGGCGCGGGATCCCGAGTCGCGCTGGTTCTGTCCTTCCGCCTTCGTTCCCGCTTTCTGCGTCAATGAGACGCGTCTGGCGCGGCGAGGCCTCCCGGTGCCGACGCGCTGGGAAGAGCTGGCGGACGCGCGCTACCGGGGAGAGTTGGTGGTGCCGGACCCGACCTACTCCGGGGCGGGTTTCCTCCACCTGACCGCCCTGCTGCAGATGGCGGGTGAGGCCAAGACGTGGGAGATCATGCGCGGGGTGTCCGCGAACCGGCCGCTCATCGAGCGCTCCGCGTTCGCGCCCTGCCTCGCCGTCGCGGGGGACGAAGCCTCGATTGGTGTGACCGTGTCGATCGCCGCGGAGCGGACGGCGAGGATGGGCCTGCCTGTCAAGATGGTGATTCCGGCCGACGCCGCGGGCTCGGAGCCCGAGGGGTTCGCGATGCGTGCCGGCTCTGTCCGGAAGGACGCGGCGTCCAGGGCCCTGGAGTGGATGCTGACGCCCGAGGCTTGCGCCATCTACCGGAAATATCACAAGGTCGTGTTGGTCGGCTCGGCGGACGCCCCGCCCAGGGAGCAGGGGCTCCCCATTCAACCCATCAATGCCGCCCAGGCGGCTGCTTCACGGGCGTCCGCGTGCGAGAACTGGCGTCGCGTCTTCACGCCAGCCGCCGTTTGA
- the nudK gene encoding GDP-mannose pyrophosphatase NudK: MSGETMRDRIRIHEVKVLSDDWYVLKKTTFDFQRKDGSWQKVSRETYDRGNGATILLYNRQKKTVILTRQFRFPAFVNGHPGMLIEACAGLLDTDDAETCIKRETEEETGFLVSNVKKAFEAFMSPGSVTEILHFFVGEYTDRDKTGEGGGLESDGEDIEVLELPLEQALRMISTGEIMDGKTIMLLQHAKLAGLLD; encoded by the coding sequence ATGAGTGGCGAGACCATGCGAGACCGCATCCGCATCCATGAGGTCAAGGTGTTGTCGGATGATTGGTATGTCTTGAAAAAGACAACCTTCGACTTCCAGCGCAAGGACGGCTCGTGGCAGAAGGTGAGCCGGGAAACCTACGATCGTGGCAATGGCGCGACCATTCTGCTCTACAACCGGCAGAAGAAGACCGTCATCCTCACGAGGCAGTTCCGGTTTCCCGCGTTCGTCAATGGCCACCCTGGGATGTTGATCGAGGCCTGCGCGGGTCTGCTGGACACCGATGACGCGGAGACGTGCATCAAGCGCGAGACCGAGGAGGAAACGGGCTTCCTGGTCAGCAATGTCAAGAAGGCGTTCGAGGCCTTCATGAGCCCCGGCTCGGTCACGGAGATCCTCCACTTCTTCGTGGGGGAGTACACGGATCGGGACAAGACAGGGGAGGGCGGCGGCCTGGAGTCGGATGGCGAGGACATCGAGGTCCTCGAACTGCCGCTCGAGCAGGCGCTGCGGATGATCTCGACGGGCGAGATCATGGACGGTAAGACCATCATGTTGTTGCAACACGCCAAGCTGGCGGGGTTGCTGGACTGA
- the mtnP gene encoding S-methyl-5'-thioadenosine phosphorylase, producing the protein MDKSVKVPRIGIIGGSGLSKLLSLSDVRRVKVETPFGDPSDELILGALGKAQVAFLQRHGPGHQIPPAQINVRANIAALKHVGCTQVLSLSAVGSLREDCPPGSFVLVDQFIDRTIQREKTYFGRGLVGHVPFGDPVCKRMRTALAEVATKLKLTHVNGGTYVVMEGPQFSTRAESNLYRSWGGTVIGMTAMPEAKLAREAELCYAMVAMPTDYDCWYDSHEAVTASLVSERMERIAVQANALVEQVCAVLSAHQESCPCGCDRALDTAIMTHPSSRNPEMMVRLGFVVPRIIQSPGGGPK; encoded by the coding sequence ATGGACAAGAGCGTGAAGGTCCCTCGTATCGGCATCATTGGCGGGAGCGGGTTGAGCAAGCTGCTCTCCCTGTCCGACGTGCGGCGGGTGAAGGTGGAGACACCTTTTGGAGATCCCTCGGACGAGCTCATCCTGGGCGCGCTCGGCAAGGCCCAGGTCGCGTTCCTCCAGCGCCATGGCCCTGGCCACCAGATTCCCCCGGCGCAGATCAACGTGCGCGCCAACATCGCGGCGTTGAAGCACGTGGGTTGTACGCAGGTGCTCTCGCTCAGCGCGGTTGGAAGTTTGCGGGAAGACTGTCCGCCTGGGTCCTTCGTGCTGGTGGATCAATTCATCGATCGGACGATTCAGCGGGAGAAGACCTACTTCGGGCGGGGACTCGTCGGGCATGTGCCGTTTGGAGATCCGGTCTGCAAGCGGATGCGGACGGCGCTGGCGGAGGTGGCCACGAAGCTGAAGCTGACCCATGTCAATGGGGGCACCTACGTCGTGATGGAGGGGCCGCAATTTTCCACGCGGGCCGAGTCCAATCTTTACAGGAGCTGGGGCGGGACGGTGATTGGAATGACCGCCATGCCCGAGGCCAAGCTGGCGCGTGAAGCGGAACTTTGCTACGCGATGGTCGCCATGCCCACGGATTATGACTGTTGGTACGACAGTCATGAGGCCGTGACGGCCAGCCTGGTCAGCGAGCGGATGGAGCGGATCGCGGTGCAGGCCAACGCGCTCGTGGAGCAGGTGTGCGCCGTGCTGTCGGCGCATCAGGAGTCTTGCCCCTGTGGTTGTGATCGCGCGCTCGACACGGCCATCATGACTCATCCTTCCTCCCGGAATCCGGAGATGATGGTACGCTTGGGCTTTGTCGTGCCCCGCATCATCCAATCCCCGGGTGGAGGCCCCAAATAG
- a CDS encoding fatty acid desaturase family protein: MLPAESLPTLISALLCSTLLFRAAVFVYYSDPARVLRISRLRPRLEGKRDQLYKPLDEWFAPLPFVWTWLDIFIGVLLARLIDHPLAWFALTFWVGGRFRALQEFGHNAVHYALCRARGWQWWLSDVFYQFPAFKRDMHSRQITHTQEHHRHPNHEKLDPNRARVRDGGMRSGLTQAQFLLRLFYPLSPAGMMVSIKTMVRNSLLNHRRITAVARVVTLGTLSALLYVAAGWEAIAWGWLVPLVTTYSLFAWVSLLTEHRWFKTPSWSEDRLTREFLAGRPTDYRGFSGWLVRVFLCPSSDAYHLAHSLYPGVRWNYLPAIDRALKVDEPRYTEHASEGLLFSRDGIPSALSELRDRLVSETQLESTLYIQEER, translated from the coding sequence ATGCTTCCCGCTGAGTCGTTGCCCACGCTGATCTCCGCGCTGCTGTGCTCGACCCTGTTGTTCCGCGCGGCCGTGTTTGTCTATTACTCGGACCCGGCTCGGGTCCTGCGCATCTCCCGGCTCCGCCCTCGTCTGGAGGGTAAGCGGGACCAACTGTACAAGCCGCTGGACGAGTGGTTCGCGCCGCTCCCCTTCGTGTGGACGTGGCTCGACATCTTCATCGGGGTGCTGCTCGCGCGGCTGATCGATCATCCCCTGGCCTGGTTCGCGTTGACCTTCTGGGTGGGAGGCCGCTTTCGCGCCCTCCAGGAGTTCGGGCACAACGCGGTGCACTACGCCCTGTGCCGCGCGCGCGGCTGGCAGTGGTGGCTCTCCGATGTGTTCTACCAGTTCCCGGCGTTCAAGCGGGACATGCACAGCCGGCAGATCACCCATACCCAGGAGCATCACCGCCACCCGAACCACGAGAAGCTCGATCCCAACCGCGCGCGCGTCCGCGATGGAGGCATGCGCAGTGGGTTGACCCAGGCGCAATTCCTCCTCCGGTTGTTCTACCCGCTGTCGCCCGCGGGAATGATGGTCAGCATCAAGACGATGGTGCGCAACAGCCTGCTCAACCATCGCCGGATCACCGCGGTGGCCCGGGTGGTGACGCTGGGGACGCTCTCCGCGCTGCTTTATGTCGCGGCGGGTTGGGAGGCGATCGCCTGGGGCTGGCTCGTCCCCTTGGTGACCACCTACTCCCTGTTCGCCTGGGTGTCGCTCCTGACGGAGCATCGTTGGTTCAAGACACCGAGCTGGTCCGAGGATCGCCTGACGCGGGAGTTCCTGGCGGGGCGCCCCACGGACTACCGGGGCTTCTCGGGTTGGCTGGTGCGCGTGTTCCTCTGCCCGAGCTCGGATGCCTACCACCTCGCCCATTCGCTCTATCCGGGAGTCCGTTGGAACTACCTGCCGGCGATCGATCGGGCCCTGAAGGTGGACGAGCCCCGCTACACGGAACACGCGAGTGAAGGCCTGTTGTTCTCGCGCGACGGCATCCCGTCCGCGCTTTCCGAGCTGCGAGACCGCCTGGTCTCGGAGACCCAGCTCGAATCCACTCTCTACATTCAAGAGGAACGGTGA
- a CDS encoding HAD family hydrolase, whose protein sequence is MRKVWSQIQHVVWDWNGTLLDDVDLAVNGVNHVCARFGLPAVTRDVYRARFQFPISEFYSSLGFDLTRIPFGDIIREYLSVFDARVRHCPLNDGAMELLECLRQNGIASSILSASYQPTLVQTLEAKGLGGYFTHVCGLGDEKATSKLVEGRLLHEKLGLPGERIVYLGDTTHDAEIATALGWNSCILSCGHQDDGRLGACASPRVSGIPALFEDLPWPLVEAVSDRRGIHASR, encoded by the coding sequence ATGCGTAAGGTCTGGAGTCAAATCCAACATGTCGTCTGGGACTGGAACGGGACACTGCTCGATGATGTGGACCTCGCCGTCAACGGGGTCAATCATGTGTGCGCCCGTTTCGGTCTCCCCGCCGTCACGCGGGATGTCTACCGTGCCCGCTTCCAGTTTCCGATCTCCGAGTTCTATTCCTCGCTCGGGTTCGACCTGACGCGGATTCCCTTCGGGGACATCATTCGCGAGTACCTGTCCGTCTTCGACGCGCGGGTGCGGCACTGCCCGCTGAACGATGGCGCGATGGAACTGCTGGAGTGCTTGCGCCAGAACGGCATCGCGTCCTCCATCCTGTCCGCTTCCTACCAACCCACCCTGGTGCAGACCCTCGAGGCGAAGGGGCTCGGCGGGTACTTCACCCATGTGTGTGGGCTGGGAGACGAGAAGGCGACGAGCAAGCTCGTGGAGGGACGCCTCCTTCACGAGAAGCTGGGGCTGCCAGGCGAGCGGATCGTCTATCTGGGAGACACCACCCACGACGCGGAGATCGCCACGGCCCTGGGGTGGAACAGTTGCATCCTGTCCTGCGGGCATCAGGACGATGGCCGCCTGGGTGCCTGTGCTTCCCCACGGGTGTCTGGAATCCCTGCGCTGTTCGAGGACCTGCCGTGGCCTCTCGTCGAGGCCGTGTCCGACCGCCGAGGTATTCATGCTTCCCGCTGA
- a CDS encoding NAD(P)/FAD-dependent oxidoreductase, translating into MLGGSIGGCLAAEVLSSEFDRVTLIEKGDFSDDVSDRRGVPQEKHVHLLLLRGKQVMEEIFPGLLKEMEQAGADIADQGHDVKCFHYGQWKNRFRTGVSAHYCSRSLLDNIVRRRIRANPRITVLSKTRAMGLLFHAEGAPCVRGVLLDESVPDRELAADLVVDVSGRGSRMAEWLAKEGLGEVKKTLVETKLGYASRVYRRRPEFADRWKVLLVLPKPPLNRAMGVISPIEGDRWLVTTGGWFGEFPKPEPEEFLRFLGTLPVPDIQEIIRDAEPLSDVAGFGIPGSLRRHYEDVPVWPNGLLVMGDALCSMNPLYSQGMTLCSLEADVLRKQIPLWKRGGVGTNTIQSLLVNVIEPAWNMAVSEDMRFPETQGHRSLGLRFHHWYGSGLCELAASHRLTLQTQVGVTNLVVPPSQLFRPEIAARVVFNKLRPRFGRTVSHPHA; encoded by the coding sequence GTGCTCGGCGGCAGTATCGGCGGTTGTCTGGCCGCCGAAGTGCTATCGTCGGAGTTCGATCGGGTCACCCTCATCGAAAAGGGCGACTTCTCCGATGACGTGAGTGACCGGCGCGGGGTTCCGCAGGAAAAACACGTCCACCTGCTGCTGCTGCGCGGCAAGCAGGTCATGGAGGAGATCTTCCCGGGCCTCCTGAAGGAGATGGAACAGGCCGGTGCCGACATCGCGGACCAGGGGCATGACGTCAAGTGCTTCCACTATGGCCAATGGAAGAACCGGTTCCGGACCGGAGTGAGCGCGCACTATTGCAGCCGGAGCCTGCTCGACAACATCGTCCGGCGGCGCATCCGGGCCAACCCCCGGATCACCGTCCTCTCCAAGACCCGGGCGATGGGCCTCCTGTTCCACGCGGAGGGCGCGCCCTGTGTTCGCGGCGTGCTGCTGGACGAGTCCGTTCCGGACCGGGAGTTGGCGGCGGACCTCGTGGTCGACGTGAGCGGGCGAGGCTCGCGCATGGCCGAGTGGCTGGCGAAGGAGGGGCTGGGCGAGGTGAAGAAGACCCTCGTGGAGACCAAGCTCGGCTATGCCTCGCGCGTGTACCGTCGGCGGCCCGAGTTCGCCGACCGCTGGAAGGTGCTGCTCGTCCTGCCCAAGCCCCCGCTCAACCGGGCCATGGGCGTGATCAGCCCCATCGAGGGCGATCGCTGGCTGGTCACCACGGGCGGGTGGTTCGGTGAGTTCCCCAAGCCGGAGCCGGAGGAGTTTCTCCGGTTCCTGGGGACGCTGCCGGTCCCGGATATCCAGGAGATCATCCGGGATGCGGAGCCCCTCTCGGACGTGGCGGGCTTCGGGATTCCGGGCAGCTTGAGGCGCCACTACGAGGACGTGCCGGTGTGGCCCAATGGGCTCCTGGTCATGGGTGATGCGTTGTGCAGCATGAACCCGCTGTACAGCCAGGGCATGACGCTTTGTTCGTTGGAGGCGGACGTGCTGAGGAAGCAAATCCCCCTCTGGAAGCGGGGTGGGGTGGGCACCAACACCATCCAGTCCCTGCTGGTCAATGTCATCGAGCCCGCCTGGAACATGGCCGTGTCGGAGGACATGCGGTTCCCGGAGACGCAGGGGCATCGCTCCCTCGGGTTGCGGTTCCATCATTGGTATGGCTCGGGGCTCTGTGAGCTGGCCGCCTCGCATCGGCTGACGCTTCAGACCCAGGTGGGGGTCACCAACCTGGTGGTCCCGCCGAGCCAACTCTTCCGGCCCGAGATCGCGGCCCGGGTCGTCTTCAACAAGCTGCGCCCACGTTTTGGCAGGACGGTGAGCCATCCCCATGCGTAA
- a CDS encoding DegT/DnrJ/EryC1/StrS family aminotransferase, with translation MSAPGVVSARRQIDDAFRHRHPDDELYLRRALETGLTGTAPIVEQYERKISERYGINHVLAVSSGSAAVAVALEGIDWEVGDEIIVPPSCPICTVLPIMARGLKPVFCDVRPHNFGLDPEDLARVVSPRTRGIIEVPMWGYPSRADELWSIARALELSLILDLAHCHVTRLNGKWLAEFGDIACFSTHEGKFMSTGEGGFVMTNDATRDARMRAYTRFGNLDGKKVGLNYKLGGLQAAVGIARLDAIDWHLEVRARNRQYLLERINNPLVRELPIVEGGVINGYALLMQVVRGDGRRFVEHLDAHGVPSDVKKYDNQPLYNYPLLADRQRDCRNARELLRSLTTIPLHPQLSTEDLQHIVATVNAYVG, from the coding sequence ATGAGCGCGCCAGGAGTCGTGTCCGCTCGCCGCCAGATCGACGATGCCTTCCGGCACCGTCACCCCGACGACGAGTTGTACTTGCGGCGGGCCCTGGAGACGGGGCTGACCGGAACCGCGCCGATCGTGGAGCAGTACGAGCGGAAGATCTCGGAGCGCTATGGGATCAACCACGTGCTGGCGGTGTCCTCCGGCTCGGCCGCGGTCGCGGTCGCCCTGGAGGGCATCGACTGGGAGGTGGGTGATGAGATCATCGTTCCACCGAGCTGCCCCATCTGCACGGTCCTGCCCATCATGGCGCGAGGGCTCAAGCCCGTCTTCTGCGATGTGCGCCCGCACAACTTCGGGCTCGATCCGGAGGATCTGGCGCGGGTCGTGTCGCCACGGACTCGAGGCATCATCGAGGTCCCCATGTGGGGATACCCGTCGAGGGCGGATGAGCTGTGGTCCATCGCTCGCGCCCTGGAACTCTCGTTGATTCTCGACCTGGCCCACTGCCACGTGACGCGTCTGAACGGCAAATGGCTGGCGGAGTTCGGCGACATCGCCTGTTTCAGTACCCATGAGGGAAAATTCATGTCCACCGGGGAGGGCGGCTTCGTGATGACGAACGATGCCACCCGGGACGCGAGGATGCGGGCGTACACGCGCTTCGGAAACCTCGATGGCAAGAAGGTGGGTCTCAACTACAAGCTCGGTGGGTTGCAGGCGGCCGTGGGGATCGCCCGGCTGGATGCGATCGACTGGCACCTGGAGGTCCGCGCGCGCAATCGCCAGTACCTCCTCGAGCGGATCAACAACCCGCTCGTCCGTGAGTTGCCCATCGTGGAGGGGGGCGTCATCAACGGTTACGCGCTCCTCATGCAGGTGGTGCGGGGAGACGGCCGGCGTTTCGTCGAGCACCTGGACGCACACGGGGTCCCCTCGGACGTCAAGAAGTACGACAACCAGCCCTTGTACAACTACCCCCTCCTGGCGGACCGCCAGCGCGACTGTAGGAACGCCAGGGAGTTGCTGCGCTCGCTGACAACGATTCCCCTGCACCCGCAACTTTCGACCGAGGACCTCCAGCACATCGTCGCGACGGTGAACGCCTATGTCGGATAA
- a CDS encoding NUDIX hydrolase: MDPRLPKQWTASGFVLHPDRKVLLIHHRKLGVWLYPGGHIESTESPDDAVLREISEETGIQARILGVLDTPLADAEADVHVLHTPYRVLCERINDPKGHHYHIDLIYLCVALETNLTANSEVHAARFFGQDEIAELKLFPNFRVLLGRVFEDEEVWRAVARLTRQEAA, from the coding sequence ATGGATCCTCGTTTGCCCAAGCAGTGGACCGCGTCTGGTTTCGTTCTCCATCCGGATCGCAAGGTGCTTTTGATCCACCACCGGAAGCTCGGTGTCTGGCTGTACCCGGGTGGTCATATCGAAAGCACGGAGTCTCCAGATGATGCCGTGCTTCGTGAGATCAGCGAGGAAACGGGGATACAGGCGAGGATCCTGGGTGTTCTCGACACGCCCCTGGCCGACGCCGAGGCCGATGTGCATGTGCTGCACACGCCCTACCGGGTGCTGTGCGAGCGCATCAACGATCCCAAGGGGCACCACTACCACATCGATTTGATCTACCTGTGCGTGGCCCTGGAGACGAACCTCACCGCGAACAGCGAGGTCCACGCGGCCCGCTTCTTCGGACAGGACGAGATCGCGGAGCTGAAGCTGTTCCCCAACTTCCGCGTGCTGTTGGGACGGGTGTTCGAGGACGAGGAAGTCTGGCGGGCCGTGGCCAGGCTGACCCGGCAGGAGGCGGCATGA